From one Ctenopharyngodon idella isolate HZGC_01 chromosome 15, HZGC01, whole genome shotgun sequence genomic stretch:
- the flot2b gene encoding flotillin-2b, translating to MGCCLTVGPNEALVVSGACCGSDTKTYVVGGWAWAWWLISDTQRITLEIMTLQPKCEDVETAEGVAITVTGVAQIKVMTDKDLLAVACEQFLGKSVMEIKAVVLQTLEGHLRSILGTLTVEQIYQDRDQFAQLVREVAAPDVGRMGIEILSFTIKDVYDKLDYLSSLGKTQTAAVQRDADIGVAEAERDAGIREAECKKEMMDVKFLADTKMADSKRELELQKAAFNQEVNTKKAESQLAYELQAAKEQQKITLEEIEIEVVQRKKQISIEEKEIERTEMELTATVKRPAEAEAYKMQQLAEGQKLKKVLTAQAEAEKIRKIGEAEALSISFVGKAEAEAMRLKAEAYQQYGDAAKTALVLEALPKIAGKVSAPLARTNEIVILSGDGNRVTGEMNRLLAELPVSVNALTGVDLSKIPLLQKMTGAQA from the exons ATGGGTTGCTGCCTGACTGTTGGACCAAATGAAGCGCTCGTTGTGTCAG GTGCCTGTTGTGGGTCAGATACAAAGACGTATGTGGTGGGAGGCTGGGCGTGGGCATGGTGGCTTATATCAGACACTCAGAG AATTACACTAGAGATTATGACACTACAGCCTAAGTGTGAAGACGTGGAGACAGCGGAGGGAGTCGCCATTACAGTTACAGGAGTTGCTCAA ATCAAGGTTATGACTGACAAAGACTTGCTGGCTGTTGCCTGTGAGCAGTTTCTGGGAAAGTCTGTCATGGAAATCAAGGCTGTGGTCCTGCAAACCCTGGAGGGACATTTGCGTTCAATCTTAG GCACTTTAACAGTAGAGCAGATCTACCAGGACAGAGATCAGTTTGCTCAGCTGGTAAGGGAGGTGGCAGCTCCTGATGTGGGCCGGATGGGCATTGAGATCCTCAGCTTCACCATAAAA GATGTCTATGATAAACTGGACTACCTAAGCTCTCTTGGAAAAACGCAGACAGCGGCTGTACAAAGGGATGCTGACATCGGAGTGGCCGAGGCAGAGAGGGATGCTGGGATTAGA GAAGCTGAGTGCAAGAAAGAAATGATGGATGTGAAGTTCTTGGCGGACACTAAAATGGCCGACTCCAAGAGAGAGCTGGAGCTGCAGAAAGCTGCTTTCAATCAAGAAGTGAACACTAAG AAAGCCGAGTCTCAGCTGGCCTATGAACTGCAGGCAGCTAAAGAGCAGCAGAAGATCACATTGGAGGAGATCGAAATCGAGGTGGTGCAGAGGAAAAAGCAGATCTCCATTGAGGAGAAAGAGATTGAGAGGACAGAGATGGAGCTAACTGCTACAGTCAAGCGTCCTGCCGAAGCAGAGGCTTACAAGATGCAGCAGCTGGCTGAAGGACAGAA GTTGAAGAAAGTGCTGACTGCTCAGGCCGAGGCAGAGAAGATTCGGAAGATCGGAGAGGCGGAGGCCCTTTCTATCTCATTTGTGGGGAAGGCAGAGGCGGAGGCTATGAGGCTGAAGGCAGAGGCCTACCAGCAGTACGGAGACGCTGCCAAGACCGCACTCGTCCTAGAAGCGCTGCCCAAG ATCGCAGGAAAGGTATCTGCTCCTCTGGCCAGGACCAATGAGATTGTTATTCTGAGTGGGGACGGCAATCGTGTGACCGGAGAGATGAACCGTCTCCTCGCAGAGCTGCCCGTGTCTGTAAATGCACTCACGGGTGTGGACCTTTCCAAG ATCCCTCTGCTGCAGAAGATGACAGGTGCTCAAGCATGA